In Dehalobacter sp., the following proteins share a genomic window:
- the hypE gene encoding hydrogenase expression/formation protein HypE yields the protein MKIVMAHGSGGNATRELIKDLFHKYLANDYLDKMEDSAILPVSEYPLAMTTDSFVVTPLEFPGGDIGKLAICGTVNDLWMAGAEPQYLTAGFILEEGLDVDLLDRVVASLSRTAKEAGIKIVAGDTKVVQGNGGLYINTAGLGFRKSGRRIGTDMIREGDALIVSGDLGNHHACIMSQRMEIVNSIQSDCANLGPMVEDLLQAGIEVRAMRDITRGGLGTVLNEIAEASNHAVEIEEKSIPVDPEVKSFCDILGLDPLYMANEGKFLCITAQEHAERALNILKQNSLGTKARLIGSVTETGKPLVTVKTRLGGKRVIDVLYGEGLPRIC from the coding sequence ATGAAGATTGTAATGGCGCATGGGAGCGGCGGCAATGCTACCAGGGAGCTTATCAAAGATCTTTTCCATAAATATTTAGCCAACGATTATCTTGATAAAATGGAAGATTCGGCAATCCTGCCTGTTTCCGAATATCCGCTGGCGATGACCACCGATTCTTTTGTGGTCACGCCTCTGGAATTTCCGGGCGGGGATATCGGCAAGCTTGCTATCTGCGGAACAGTAAACGATCTCTGGATGGCAGGAGCCGAACCTCAGTATCTGACAGCAGGATTTATTCTCGAAGAAGGCCTCGATGTGGATTTGCTTGACCGCGTTGTCGCTTCACTGAGTAGAACGGCTAAGGAAGCAGGCATTAAAATTGTTGCCGGAGATACCAAAGTCGTTCAGGGAAATGGCGGTTTGTATATCAATACAGCTGGTCTGGGTTTCAGAAAAAGCGGCAGGCGGATTGGCACGGATATGATCCGTGAGGGAGATGCGCTTATTGTCAGCGGTGATTTGGGCAACCATCACGCCTGCATCATGTCTCAGCGCATGGAGATTGTCAATTCAATCCAAAGTGACTGTGCAAATCTTGGACCCATGGTTGAAGATTTGCTTCAGGCAGGCATTGAGGTCCGCGCGATGAGGGATATTACCCGGGGGGGCTTGGGCACGGTTCTGAATGAGATTGCCGAAGCTTCGAACCATGCCGTAGAAATCGAGGAGAAAAGCATTCCTGTGGATCCGGAAGTCAAATCCTTCTGTGATATCTTAGGCCTGGATCCACTCTATATGGCCAATGAAGGAAAGTTTCTCTGTATCACTGCTCAGGAACATGCGGAACGGGCTCTGAATATTCTAAAGCAAAATTCTCTTGGCACTAAGGCGAGGCTGATTGGCAGCGTCACAGAGACCGGAAAACCTCTCGTAACGGTGAAAACAAGACTCGGAGGGAAAAGGGTTATCGATGTCTTATATGGTGAAGGCCTTCCAAGGATTTGTTAG
- a CDS encoding LTA synthase family protein — MSYMVKAFQGFVRSPLRSRELSAKGFLIWIAATAFIQVIVAEMIQRGDFKSAFVWIYSNLLVFLMNDFLAVVLLCFFLFLTGNLRLTVISSSVLLILLSVTNMVKKQFLGDPLFPWDFGRFDQVYNLLPKISGEVLPVLFFLGVMIIVLILAGVFFIPKYRLRLRTRMGVLVGVAILIPLLVFYRHTPIQTLFKIAEIEHIYWVQTQNSLQNGFLLGFMMNTEYIMVLKPAGYSEETISKITAEAKAGSSAAAAGVQDSGMKPDIVVILDESFWDPTRLPKVAFSEDPLPNFRRLSDEGTSGQILSPVFGGSTANVEFEFLTGLSTNFLPQGAIAYQQYVTKSLPALPNLLQRYGYETTAIHPYHGWFYDRDKIYPLLGFQHFYSLEDFNGAKIDGEYIADIEVSKRIIQELQTADQPEFIFAVTMQNHGPYPADRYSDHTVSTSGSLTSEGKGILDTYAEGVRDADASLAYLTDYLRKSDRPTIVVYFGDHLPFLGKDYQVYKETGYITGNENQWSTEDTLKMKSVPLIIWSNDQPDTVETKADTDADASSADTAKTIRSTTDLGLISPSFLGAYLLKQLNYPGNTIFEYTSRMADVLPAYGKSVFVDRHGQTYNELPSSFQEAEKNYWLLEYDLLFGKQYSKK; from the coding sequence ATGTCTTATATGGTGAAGGCCTTCCAAGGATTTGTTAGAAGCCCTTTAAGAAGCAGGGAACTGTCAGCTAAGGGCTTTCTGATCTGGATTGCAGCCACAGCATTCATCCAGGTCATTGTTGCTGAAATGATCCAACGGGGGGATTTTAAATCAGCTTTTGTATGGATCTATTCCAATCTCCTGGTATTTTTAATGAACGATTTTCTGGCAGTTGTACTTCTGTGTTTTTTTCTTTTTCTTACAGGGAATCTGCGGCTTACGGTCATTTCTTCATCCGTCCTGCTGATTTTACTTTCGGTAACAAATATGGTGAAGAAACAGTTTTTAGGGGATCCTTTGTTTCCCTGGGATTTTGGGAGATTCGATCAGGTTTATAATCTGCTGCCGAAGATTTCTGGAGAAGTGCTGCCGGTCCTTTTTTTTCTTGGCGTGATGATTATCGTCCTCATTCTGGCCGGGGTATTCTTTATTCCGAAATATCGCCTCCGCTTAAGGACCAGAATGGGTGTTCTTGTGGGCGTCGCTATTCTGATTCCATTGCTGGTTTTTTACCGGCATACGCCGATCCAGACGTTGTTTAAAATCGCCGAGATCGAACATATCTACTGGGTCCAAACCCAAAACAGCTTACAGAACGGTTTTCTTCTGGGTTTCATGATGAACACGGAATATATCATGGTTTTGAAGCCGGCCGGCTACAGTGAAGAAACCATCAGCAAGATCACAGCTGAGGCCAAAGCCGGTTCGTCAGCGGCGGCTGCCGGTGTTCAGGACAGCGGAATGAAGCCGGATATTGTTGTCATTCTGGATGAATCTTTCTGGGACCCTACCAGGCTCCCGAAGGTTGCTTTTTCTGAAGATCCGCTTCCCAATTTTAGAAGATTAAGCGATGAGGGAACTTCAGGTCAGATCTTGTCCCCTGTATTCGGAGGAAGTACGGCAAATGTGGAATTTGAGTTTTTGACAGGATTATCGACCAATTTCCTGCCACAGGGAGCGATTGCTTACCAGCAGTATGTCACAAAATCCCTGCCTGCTTTACCGAACTTGCTTCAGCGTTACGGCTACGAGACGACGGCCATTCATCCCTACCACGGCTGGTTCTATGACAGGGACAAGATTTACCCGCTGCTGGGTTTTCAGCACTTTTATAGTCTGGAAGATTTCAACGGGGCAAAAATTGACGGTGAATATATCGCAGATATCGAAGTCAGTAAAAGAATTATTCAAGAACTTCAAACAGCCGATCAGCCGGAATTCATTTTTGCTGTAACGATGCAAAATCACGGTCCTTATCCGGCGGACCGTTACAGTGATCATACGGTTAGTACATCAGGAAGTCTTACATCCGAAGGAAAAGGGATTTTAGATACCTATGCGGAAGGAGTGCGGGATGCAGATGCGTCGCTGGCTTATCTGACTGACTATTTGCGGAAATCGGACAGGCCGACAATCGTCGTTTACTTTGGGGACCACCTGCCTTTTTTGGGCAAAGATTATCAGGTCTATAAAGAAACCGGCTATATTACCGGGAATGAAAATCAATGGTCAACGGAAGATACCTTAAAAATGAAATCGGTCCCGCTGATCATCTGGTCCAACGATCAACCGGACACGGTTGAAACAAAGGCAGATACAGATGCAGATGCGAGTTCTGCGGACACAGCCAAAACGATACGAAGTACCACAGATTTGGGACTTATCAGCCCGTCGTTTCTAGGGGCCTATTTGTTGAAACAGCTAAATTATCCAGGAAATACTATTTTTGAGTATACCAGCCGGATGGCGGATGTCCTGCCTGCTTACGGCAAATCGGTCTTCGTTGACCGGCACGGGCAGACGTACAACGAGCTTCCTTCATCATTCCAGGAAGCAGAAAAAAATTACTGGCTGCTGGAATATGACCTGTTATTTGGAAAGCAATATTCAAAAAAATAA
- a CDS encoding nitroreductase family protein produces MLDLLYDRRSIRKYSPAAIEKDKIQDLVKAALLAPSGRGIQPQRFIIVEDHDLLQKLSLAREHGSAFLSGAPLVIVVLADSSLTDVWTEDASIAAIIIQLAAKSMGLGSCWVQVRNRNQSEGKTTEEYIQEVLNIPRGLKVECMIGLGYPAEQKLRRTEQDLQYQNIFVNQYGTEFLN; encoded by the coding sequence ATGCTTGATTTGTTATATGATAGAAGAAGTATCCGTAAATACAGTCCGGCCGCAATAGAAAAGGATAAAATCCAAGACCTGGTCAAGGCTGCTTTGTTGGCTCCTTCCGGTAGAGGGATTCAGCCGCAGCGTTTCATCATTGTGGAAGATCATGACCTGCTTCAGAAACTTTCTTTGGCCAGGGAGCACGGATCAGCTTTCTTAAGCGGAGCCCCTTTAGTCATTGTGGTCCTGGCGGACAGCAGTCTGACAGATGTCTGGACCGAAGATGCATCCATAGCTGCGATCATTATTCAATTAGCCGCAAAGTCGATGGGGCTAGGATCCTGCTGGGTTCAGGTCAGAAACAGAAATCAGTCCGAGGGGAAGACCACGGAAGAATATATTCAGGAAGTGCTGAACATACCCCGGGGCTTAAAAGTGGAATGTATGATTGGGCTTGGATATCCTGCTGAACAAAAATTACGCAGGACGGAGCAAGATCTGCAATATCAAAATATATTTGTCAATCAATATGGAACAGAATTTCTAAACTAA
- a CDS encoding zf-TFIIB domain-containing protein, giving the protein MDCPVCHVKLQMTERKGVEIDYCPQCRGIWLDRGELDKIIEKSQSESSTQERRPGYVNEYGNYEHEDKHHDREHEHAYDRDHYGKNSKQRRGSFLSDLFDFGGD; this is encoded by the coding sequence ATGGATTGTCCGGTGTGTCATGTGAAATTGCAGATGACGGAACGCAAAGGAGTAGAAATTGATTACTGCCCGCAGTGCCGCGGGATCTGGCTCGATCGCGGCGAATTGGACAAAATTATTGAAAAATCTCAATCCGAGAGCAGTACTCAGGAACGCAGACCTGGATATGTGAATGAATACGGAAATTATGAGCATGAAGACAAACATCATGATCGAGAACATGAGCATGCGTATGATCGGGACCATTACGGCAAAAATTCGAAGCAACGCAGGGGATCTTTTTTAAGTGATTTGTTCGACTTTGGCGGTGACTGA
- a CDS encoding DUF6179 domain-containing protein codes for MVNILRKNAVLNMSLPESAVLQSLLEQALQHGLLTDVELQHMQTQIIKLLTKQLKRFTHGDSCSVKSETAQSIMLSILYTIGIYLKSLSNPGLCLDCLRQDQINDLFQEGRNIINLRISEAKTLLSVINHNGLTFINQAYSDTLENSIPAFFTAYDPEFAAHETPGSTDYPLSNDQMDSTGIVYIHHYLQQLYREDTFCLNFPGEDIQCLLRGYHDHSEDLLLNIFELVFAQSLGSVLAGKPARQLNISQQDREYLQQKLANLPDQELDLRLQHALTQVSDDLTLDDSSLVQLLKESIIPFAARLKNALSNEKLEAVFITLKAQSEHSSLVFEDGPRLADDVFRDIAEEIRQCRYIEDKLTIIRREIRSAADLADILEASCLFEDEYDSVYHSLTALELALLIKSFPAPDPSLFIRSGHAAIGEIKEWQIRLISFLDRLVPSELSTLLHLAEGITII; via the coding sequence ATGGTGAATATACTCAGAAAAAACGCGGTATTGAATATGTCTCTTCCTGAAAGCGCTGTTCTTCAGTCACTTTTGGAACAGGCTCTTCAGCATGGACTGCTGACTGACGTTGAACTTCAGCATATGCAAACACAAATCATTAAACTCCTGACGAAACAACTGAAAAGGTTTACACATGGGGACAGCTGCTCCGTAAAGTCGGAAACAGCGCAAAGTATCATGCTGTCCATCCTGTATACGATCGGTATCTATCTGAAGAGCCTTTCTAATCCCGGTCTCTGTCTGGATTGTCTCAGACAAGACCAAATCAACGATCTGTTTCAGGAAGGCAGAAACATTATTAATCTTCGCATCAGTGAAGCCAAAACACTTCTGTCTGTAATTAATCATAACGGTTTGACCTTTATTAACCAGGCCTATAGCGACACGCTCGAAAATAGCATTCCTGCATTTTTTACAGCTTACGATCCGGAATTCGCTGCGCACGAAACACCCGGTTCAACCGATTACCCGCTTAGCAATGATCAGATGGATTCAACGGGGATTGTCTATATTCATCATTACTTGCAGCAATTATACCGCGAGGATACTTTCTGCCTGAATTTCCCCGGCGAAGACATCCAATGTCTGCTGCGTGGGTATCACGATCACTCTGAGGACTTGCTGCTGAATATTTTTGAGCTGGTATTCGCTCAATCACTTGGTTCAGTACTGGCCGGCAAGCCTGCGCGTCAATTGAATATCAGTCAACAGGACCGGGAATACCTTCAGCAGAAATTAGCAAATCTCCCAGACCAAGAACTTGATCTTAGGCTGCAGCATGCTTTGACGCAAGTCAGCGACGACCTCACGCTCGATGACAGCAGCCTGGTTCAGCTACTGAAAGAAAGTATAATTCCATTTGCCGCAAGACTCAAAAATGCTTTGAGCAATGAGAAGTTGGAAGCAGTCTTTATTACTTTAAAAGCACAATCGGAGCATTCTTCCCTCGTTTTTGAAGACGGACCTAGATTAGCAGATGACGTATTCCGGGACATTGCCGAAGAAATCCGACAATGCCGTTATATTGAAGATAAGCTTACAATCATCCGGAGAGAAATCCGCAGTGCCGCCGACCTGGCAGACATTCTCGAAGCATCCTGTCTTTTTGAAGATGAATATGACAGTGTTTATCATTCTTTAACCGCACTGGAACTTGCACTGCTGATCAAATCATTCCCGGCGCCCGATCCGTCATTATTTATCCGTTCCGGACACGCAGCCATTGGAGAAATAAAAGAATGGCAGATCCGGCTGATTTCCTTTTTAGACCGCCTTGTGCCGTCTGAACTGTCTACCCTGCTTCATCTTGCTGAAGGTATAACAATTATTTAA
- a CDS encoding DUF6323 family protein, with protein sequence MEPFMLLPPAMINKIAVHEILECNEQTARFGLQLSASEALELVETRAHSLRSFGRVEFAGGMINKLILRFCDSPFLSCHNYAYALNDLVETFYYFKNETLDEISDDELIGLMKVYFDGNCQGSLELLQNRELEALARNIRYGLTDYWNVHPNEDDPDNEEADVW encoded by the coding sequence ATGGAACCATTTATGCTGCTCCCTCCTGCCATGATCAACAAGATAGCCGTGCATGAGATCCTGGAATGTAACGAACAGACGGCCCGCTTTGGTTTACAGCTTTCAGCATCAGAAGCCTTGGAGCTTGTAGAAACACGGGCTCATTCTCTTCGCAGCTTCGGACGGGTTGAATTTGCAGGCGGCATGATTAATAAGCTCATTCTCCGCTTTTGTGATTCCCCTTTTCTCTCCTGTCACAATTATGCCTATGCCCTAAATGACCTGGTTGAGACATTTTATTATTTTAAGAATGAGACGCTTGATGAAATAAGCGACGATGAGTTGATCGGACTGATGAAGGTTTATTTCGACGGGAACTGTCAGGGCTCGCTTGAGCTGCTGCAAAACCGCGAACTGGAAGCGCTTGCCCGTAATATCCGCTATGGCCTGACGGATTATTGGAACGTACACCCCAACGAAGATGATCCTGACAATGAGGAGGCAGACGTATGGTGA
- a CDS encoding MGMT family protein, with translation MARKTFDEKLHQAKNLPRIEFIGYDEKMAKRFGAGNMLIAAPLEYDEVMKRIPPGKLITSDEIRAYLAKKHQADFTCQLTAGIFINIAANASQERQDAGSSDVTPYWRTLKKGGELNDKYPGGLDHQKFLLESEGHAVIQKGKKYFLKEFEKSLFLL, from the coding sequence ATGGCTAGAAAAACGTTTGATGAAAAGCTGCATCAGGCAAAAAATTTGCCCAGAATAGAATTTATCGGCTATGACGAGAAGATGGCCAAGCGGTTTGGTGCTGGAAATATGTTGATTGCCGCTCCGCTGGAGTACGATGAAGTCATGAAAAGGATACCTCCGGGCAAACTGATTACTTCCGATGAGATCAGAGCTTATCTGGCCAAAAAACATCAAGCCGATTTCACTTGTCAGCTGACAGCAGGGATATTTATCAATATTGCTGCCAACGCCTCGCAGGAACGGCAGGATGCCGGCAGTTCGGATGTTACTCCATACTGGCGAACGCTTAAGAAGGGCGGAGAATTGAATGATAAGTATCCCGGCGGCCTGGATCATCAGAAATTTTTGCTGGAGTCTGAGGGACATGCGGTGATCCAAAAAGGGAAAAAATATTTTCTAAAAGAATTTGAAAAATCTTTGTTTTTATTATAA
- a CDS encoding DoxX family membrane protein: MSWRESRFMQVVWTVIRVYIGWEWLSAGIGKTFGASAAAWVGPNAGAAVTGFLQGALAKTGGQHPDVSWWYASFIQNIALPNAKVFGYVIAWGELLVGLGLILGCFTTIVLLAAVFLNMSYLLAGAVSTNPMLLFWEALLLWAGAAAYYWGVDRILIPQWKKRRLKQGIA; encoded by the coding sequence ATGAGCTGGAGAGAATCACGATTTATGCAGGTTGTGTGGACCGTCATTCGCGTATATATTGGCTGGGAGTGGCTGAGTGCCGGTATCGGCAAAACTTTTGGAGCAAGTGCTGCAGCCTGGGTAGGCCCGAATGCAGGCGCGGCCGTTACAGGTTTTTTACAAGGAGCCCTCGCTAAAACCGGTGGCCAACATCCTGATGTATCCTGGTGGTATGCATCATTTATTCAAAATATTGCTCTTCCGAATGCCAAAGTGTTTGGTTATGTGATTGCCTGGGGAGAGCTTCTGGTTGGCTTGGGATTAATCCTCGGTTGCTTCACGACCATCGTTTTACTTGCGGCAGTCTTTCTGAACATGAGTTACCTACTGGCTGGTGCTGTCAGCACCAATCCGATGTTATTATTCTGGGAAGCTTTACTGCTTTGGGCCGGCGCAGCTGCCTACTACTGGGGAGTGGACAGGATACTTATACCCCAGTGGAAAAAACGACGACTCAAGCAGGGTATTGCGTAA
- a CDS encoding PHP domain-containing protein: protein MKTDLHIHTNQSDGSLKVEEILQISSLKGMDIVAITDHETTSGVTKAQNIAPDYGIRIIPGLELNTYYKNQEIHLLGYYRDINNDYLQEKLQQIRKERTAVTKLMLGKLKDLGLMLEWQEIENTASLEGVISKSHIIYAIWNKTERDQNLTINWDNLASCLRPGGTAYIPYEGNPFPDAVDLILETGGLPVLAHPGLIDQSLTEDLLSYKPIGIEVYYGYWVQREEKITYFEQLSRKYRTLATGGSDYHGFFSQVEIGEVSVPEKCVLNLMEYLQID, encoded by the coding sequence TTGAAAACTGACCTTCATATTCACACCAATCAGTCTGACGGAAGTCTCAAGGTTGAAGAGATTTTGCAAATTTCTTCTTTAAAAGGGATGGATATTGTCGCCATTACCGATCATGAGACAACATCCGGTGTCACTAAAGCGCAAAACATTGCGCCGGATTACGGAATCCGGATTATACCTGGACTTGAGCTGAATACCTATTACAAGAATCAGGAGATTCACCTGCTAGGCTATTACCGAGACATTAACAATGATTATCTTCAGGAAAAGCTTCAGCAAATCCGTAAAGAGAGAACTGCTGTTACAAAATTAATGCTCGGAAAGTTAAAAGATTTGGGACTGATGCTCGAATGGCAGGAGATTGAAAATACAGCAAGTCTTGAAGGCGTCATCAGCAAGTCTCATATTATTTACGCGATCTGGAATAAAACTGAACGTGATCAGAATCTCACTATTAATTGGGATAATCTTGCGTCCTGTCTCAGGCCCGGCGGAACAGCCTATATACCCTATGAAGGCAACCCCTTTCCTGATGCGGTTGATCTGATTCTCGAAACGGGCGGACTTCCTGTCCTGGCTCATCCGGGACTAATCGACCAGTCCCTGACTGAGGATCTCTTGAGTTACAAGCCGATTGGGATTGAAGTCTATTACGGTTACTGGGTTCAACGTGAAGAGAAGATTACCTATTTTGAACAACTGTCACGAAAATACAGGACTCTCGCAACAGGTGGCAGCGACTATCATGGCTTTTTCAGTCAGGTCGAAATAGGGGAGGTCTCGGTTCCGGAAAAATGTGTACTTAATCTTATGGAATACCTGCAGATCGACTGA